A region from the Ralstonia pickettii genome encodes:
- a CDS encoding NAD-dependent epimerase/dehydratase family protein, whose amino-acid sequence MSTGTGANLGTAPRILIIGANGQLGTELAAALAERYGTGNVVTSDMVPRGRHPQIRHETLDVTDRGQLREIIERHGITQIYHLAAALSAAAEQSPTWGWALNMNGLLNVLEAARNHRLERIFWPSSIAAFGPTTPADNTPQSTIMEPRTVYGISKLAGEGWSRWYFEHHGVDVRSLRYPGLISYKTAPGGGTTDYAIDIFHSAVKGERYTCFLEHDEALPMMYMPDAVRATIELMEAPAERITERGSYNLAGVSFTPEQLAAEIRRHRPSFEVAYAPDFRQAIAASWPNSIDDSVARRDWGWKAEYGVAEMTADMLQNLAHLAAHPA is encoded by the coding sequence ATGAGCACTGGCACCGGCGCGAATCTGGGAACGGCACCGCGCATCCTCATCATTGGCGCCAACGGGCAATTGGGCACGGAGCTGGCGGCTGCGCTGGCCGAGCGCTACGGCACTGGCAACGTCGTGACAAGCGACATGGTGCCCCGCGGCCGCCACCCGCAGATCCGCCACGAAACGCTGGATGTGACGGATCGCGGCCAACTGCGCGAGATCATCGAGCGCCACGGGATCACGCAGATCTATCACCTGGCGGCGGCGCTGTCGGCCGCGGCGGAGCAATCGCCCACATGGGGCTGGGCGCTCAACATGAATGGCCTGCTCAACGTGCTGGAGGCCGCGCGCAATCATCGGCTCGAGCGCATCTTCTGGCCCAGCTCTATCGCCGCGTTCGGGCCCACCACGCCTGCGGACAACACGCCGCAGAGCACAATCATGGAGCCCAGGACCGTCTACGGCATTTCCAAGCTGGCGGGAGAGGGCTGGAGCCGCTGGTATTTCGAGCACCACGGCGTGGACGTGCGCAGCCTGCGTTATCCGGGCTTGATCTCGTACAAGACCGCGCCGGGCGGCGGCACGACGGACTACGCGATCGACATCTTCCATTCGGCCGTCAAGGGCGAGCGTTATACGTGCTTCCTTGAGCACGACGAGGCGCTTCCCATGATGTATATGCCCGATGCCGTGCGCGCCACCATCGAGTTGATGGAGGCACCGGCCGAACGCATCACCGAGCGCGGCAGCTACAACCTGGCCGGCGTGAGCTTTACGCCTGAGCAACTGGCGGCCGAGATCCGCCGGCATCGTCCGTCGTTCGAGGTGGCGTATGCGCCGGATTTCCGCCAGGCGATCGCGGCCAGCTGGCCCAATTCCATCGACGATTCGGTGGCCCGGCGCGACTGGGGCTGGAAGGCGGAATACGGCGTGGCTGAGATGACGGCCGACATGCTGCAGAACCTGGCGCACTTGGCCGCGCACCCCGCCTGA
- the pgaB gene encoding poly-beta-1,6-N-acetyl-D-glucosamine N-deacetylase PgaB gives MQALRQPSLRRFFAWMALTVMLALVGAVHPAGAVQVDFLPKPDPDDGKTFRVLCFHDIRDNLRASFETLPDAFAVDTKMLTNMFSWIQDNGYHPVTLAQIDEARRGGKPLPKRPILLTFDDGYESHYTKVFPLLKQFRFPAVFGLVTEWTNAPPGAKIKLSDKQIVPRDFFMNWNQIREMQASGLADFATHTQDMHHGALGNPQGNEMPAASTHEYLRNLGRYETDDEYRKRVRDDLQRSVDLIQKNLGTKVQTVVWPYGAHNLMLDQEAANVGLKYMLTLEPGPNTPDVPLTAIRRSLMGYDTNTGDLERSLREPVTHHGEINPVQRVVQVDMDYIYDPDPKQQEANLGKLIDRIKDLAPRVVYLQAFADPKGNGAVDAVYFPNRHMPMRADLFSRVSWQLKTRAKVEVYAWLPMLSYKLPANNPAATHLVQSLPGAPQKPGTVKPPRLSPFDPQARQMIRDIYEDLAKNSIIDGVLFHDDGVLDDYEDASPAALKAYEAMGLPGDISKIRQSPELMQKWSRAKTAALISFSKELIAVAQGYQNGRDMLTARNIFAGPVLDPKAETWTAQNYDDFLEAYDYVALEAMPYMEEAKDPKDWMKKLTAAVAKHKDGLKKTIFELQAVDWRSQDKPIPTAELRDQMRALRAAGALNYGYYPDDFIAGRPDTEVLRDVMSLKTYIETRKPPGGNAASVEKLNSSTAPQSQPPKAGEAPADKKPATTEAAAPAHTIKAGG, from the coding sequence ATGCAAGCTCTCCGACAACCGTCATTGCGACGATTCTTCGCCTGGATGGCATTGACCGTGATGCTGGCACTCGTGGGCGCCGTTCACCCTGCCGGCGCCGTACAGGTGGACTTTCTGCCCAAGCCCGATCCGGATGATGGCAAGACGTTCCGCGTGCTCTGCTTTCACGACATCCGCGACAACCTGCGCGCCAGCTTCGAGACATTGCCCGATGCGTTTGCCGTCGATACCAAGATGCTGACGAACATGTTCAGCTGGATCCAGGACAACGGCTACCACCCGGTCACGCTGGCGCAGATTGACGAGGCGCGCCGCGGCGGCAAGCCACTGCCCAAGCGCCCGATCCTGCTGACGTTCGATGATGGCTACGAAAGCCATTACACCAAGGTCTTCCCGCTGCTCAAGCAGTTCCGCTTTCCCGCCGTGTTCGGTCTGGTGACGGAGTGGACCAACGCCCCGCCGGGCGCGAAGATCAAGCTGTCGGACAAGCAGATCGTGCCGCGGGACTTCTTCATGAACTGGAACCAGATCCGCGAGATGCAGGCGTCGGGCCTGGCGGATTTCGCGACGCACACGCAGGACATGCACCACGGCGCACTGGGCAACCCGCAGGGCAATGAGATGCCGGCGGCCAGCACGCACGAATACTTGCGCAACCTCGGCCGTTACGAAACCGATGATGAGTACCGCAAGCGCGTGCGCGACGACCTGCAGCGCAGCGTCGACCTCATCCAGAAGAACCTGGGCACCAAGGTGCAAACCGTGGTGTGGCCCTACGGCGCGCACAACCTGATGCTCGATCAGGAAGCGGCCAACGTGGGCCTGAAGTACATGCTCACGCTGGAGCCGGGTCCGAACACGCCAGACGTGCCCCTGACCGCGATCCGCCGAAGCCTGATGGGCTACGACACCAACACCGGCGACCTTGAGCGCTCGCTGCGCGAGCCCGTGACGCACCACGGCGAGATCAACCCCGTGCAGCGCGTGGTGCAGGTCGACATGGACTACATCTACGACCCGGACCCGAAGCAGCAGGAAGCCAACCTCGGCAAGCTGATCGACCGCATCAAGGACCTGGCGCCGCGCGTGGTGTACCTGCAGGCCTTCGCCGATCCGAAGGGCAACGGCGCCGTGGACGCGGTGTACTTCCCGAACCGGCACATGCCGATGCGTGCGGACCTGTTCTCGCGCGTGTCGTGGCAACTGAAGACACGTGCGAAGGTGGAGGTGTACGCCTGGCTGCCGATGCTGTCGTACAAGCTGCCGGCCAACAACCCCGCTGCCACGCACCTCGTGCAGTCGTTGCCCGGCGCGCCGCAGAAGCCGGGTACGGTCAAGCCGCCTCGGCTGTCGCCGTTCGATCCGCAGGCGCGCCAGATGATCCGCGACATCTATGAGGACCTGGCCAAGAACTCGATCATCGACGGTGTGCTGTTCCACGACGATGGCGTGCTCGACGACTACGAAGATGCCAGCCCCGCCGCCCTCAAGGCCTACGAGGCCATGGGCCTGCCCGGCGACATCAGCAAGATCCGCCAGTCGCCCGAGCTGATGCAGAAGTGGTCGCGGGCCAAGACGGCTGCGCTGATCTCGTTCTCGAAAGAGCTGATCGCGGTGGCGCAGGGCTATCAGAACGGCCGCGACATGCTGACCGCACGCAACATCTTTGCGGGCCCGGTGCTCGATCCGAAGGCCGAGACGTGGACGGCGCAGAACTACGACGACTTCCTGGAGGCGTACGACTACGTGGCGCTGGAAGCCATGCCTTACATGGAAGAGGCTAAAGATCCGAAAGACTGGATGAAGAAGCTGACGGCCGCCGTGGCCAAGCACAAGGATGGCCTGAAGAAGACGATCTTCGAGTTGCAGGCGGTGGACTGGCGCAGCCAGGACAAGCCGATCCCGACGGCGGAATTGCGTGACCAGATGCGCGCGCTGCGCGCGGCCGGTGCCCTCAACTACGGCTACTACCCCGACGACTTCATCGCCGGCCGGCCCGATACCGAGGTGCTGCGCGATGTGATGTCGCTCAAGACGTATATCGAGACACGCAAGCCGCCAGGCGGCAACGCGGCAAGCGTCGAGAAGCTCAACAGCAGCACCGCGCCGCAGAGCCAGCCGCCAAAGGCCGGCGAGGCACCTGCAGACAAGAAGCCCGCGACAACGGAAGCGGCAGCGCCGGCCCACACCATCAAGGCGGGAGGCTGA
- the pgaA gene encoding poly-beta-1,6 N-acetyl-D-glucosamine export porin PgaA codes for MTMYEPLSWRLPAERTRAAVAWHPRRCAIAAATVMVVGTVPMIAHAATDVASSAATRRLIDTQLADAAGKGPATSASTSTTVIVGGDDLPASPASTLLVAQQAVPADASVTTLPAATAPATTSPMPAVQAAPPASPPAPSSPTVILPPGAPAPATAAQAPAAPSGRSAEGPGALEPLQVSPEAANAAATHAAGNAPDNAPVGPMPTDRQAFHDEVMRESREGAATLAQEHLREHPDWFKESESWHVDHAAAAQRIRWGRQQLKVINGPERFVIIDQAVAEIEALLKKVPDTPENAEFRQEIVADEVVALSSRGRMKDAVKRYEAMSQTGKVPAYTRVAAGDAYAYLDTPDKAADAYARALKDAGPGEIETGDVQEGLFYAMLDTGRFEEARALLDKMKADNPEYVRLAPEAGTPNPDYSRIKRLEAQYLILTGRTHQGIAELDKWRHEAPFAASLVSARADGAMVQTEPYRSRDMYKTALAEHPDDLSVVAGYGRASLAVDDLKTAKDVANGLDERFPENGSVRALRKDLDVYQSPQLIIESTADKGNSVFANNEYGISTKAYSGPFADHYRLFFHNFAGRAQFDGASQSRVRNGAGLQWFDTGVEVNGEVHQSVGAAGKTGGTLDATWIPSDHWKVSGLITNDDLEVPYKAYQVGVTGKTVSGNVRYTWDETRYASLTYGVSRYTDDNLRQRWAANFYQQLFVSPRHTVGVLLGADTSSNSMTGLNYFSPSRDYSGTATAIWSWTPWRYADKSFTQRVYLTGGLYNQQSFGSSPMVEARLEHVWQINRKTQVSYGIGFGRHRYDGQPENRKFLYLNLNIPL; via the coding sequence ATGACAATGTACGAGCCACTTTCCTGGCGCCTGCCGGCCGAGCGCACCCGCGCGGCTGTGGCATGGCATCCCCGCCGCTGCGCGATTGCTGCCGCCACCGTTATGGTGGTCGGTACGGTGCCCATGATCGCGCACGCCGCGACCGACGTTGCTTCCAGCGCGGCCACGCGTCGCCTGATCGACACACAGTTGGCCGACGCGGCGGGCAAGGGCCCGGCCACCTCTGCATCTACATCTACCACCGTCATCGTCGGCGGTGACGATCTGCCGGCGTCTCCCGCCAGCACGCTTCTGGTTGCTCAACAGGCGGTGCCGGCCGATGCGTCCGTGACGACATTGCCCGCGGCAACGGCACCCGCCACCACATCGCCGATGCCTGCCGTTCAGGCCGCACCGCCTGCCTCGCCACCCGCGCCGTCGTCACCCACGGTGATCCTGCCGCCGGGTGCGCCTGCACCCGCTACGGCTGCACAGGCCCCGGCCGCGCCTTCCGGCCGGAGCGCAGAGGGCCCGGGCGCGCTCGAACCGCTGCAGGTATCGCCGGAGGCGGCCAATGCGGCGGCCACCCACGCCGCCGGCAATGCCCCCGATAACGCCCCCGTCGGCCCGATGCCGACCGACCGCCAGGCCTTTCACGATGAGGTCATGCGTGAGTCGCGCGAAGGTGCCGCCACGCTGGCGCAAGAGCACCTGCGCGAGCATCCGGACTGGTTCAAGGAAAGCGAATCGTGGCACGTCGACCATGCCGCCGCCGCACAGCGCATCCGCTGGGGGCGCCAGCAGTTGAAGGTCATCAACGGACCGGAACGCTTCGTGATCATCGATCAGGCGGTGGCCGAGATCGAAGCGCTGCTCAAGAAGGTGCCCGATACGCCGGAGAACGCGGAGTTCCGCCAGGAAATCGTGGCGGATGAAGTGGTGGCTCTGTCCTCGCGCGGGCGCATGAAAGATGCCGTCAAGCGCTACGAAGCCATGTCGCAGACCGGCAAGGTGCCGGCCTATACGCGTGTGGCCGCGGGGGATGCCTATGCGTATCTCGATACGCCGGACAAGGCTGCCGACGCCTACGCCCGCGCGCTCAAGGATGCCGGCCCCGGCGAGATCGAAACCGGTGACGTCCAGGAAGGCCTGTTCTACGCCATGCTCGATACGGGCCGCTTTGAAGAAGCGCGCGCGCTGCTCGACAAGATGAAGGCCGACAATCCGGAATATGTACGCCTGGCGCCGGAAGCCGGTACGCCCAATCCCGATTACTCACGCATCAAGCGGCTGGAAGCGCAGTACCTGATCCTGACGGGCCGCACGCACCAGGGCATTGCCGAGCTGGACAAATGGCGCCACGAGGCGCCGTTCGCCGCCTCGCTCGTCAGCGCTCGTGCCGACGGCGCGATGGTGCAGACCGAGCCGTACCGCTCGCGCGACATGTACAAGACGGCGCTTGCCGAGCACCCGGACGACTTGAGCGTGGTGGCCGGCTATGGCCGTGCATCGCTGGCCGTGGACGATCTGAAGACGGCCAAGGATGTCGCCAACGGGTTGGACGAACGCTTTCCCGAGAACGGCTCGGTGCGTGCGCTGCGCAAGGATCTGGACGTCTACCAGAGCCCGCAGCTGATCATTGAATCCACGGCGGACAAGGGTAATTCGGTGTTCGCCAACAACGAGTACGGCATCAGCACCAAGGCCTACAGCGGGCCGTTTGCCGATCACTACCGGCTGTTCTTCCACAACTTTGCGGGCCGTGCCCAGTTCGACGGTGCATCGCAAAGCCGCGTGCGCAACGGCGCGGGCCTGCAGTGGTTCGACACCGGCGTCGAAGTGAACGGCGAGGTGCACCAGTCCGTCGGTGCCGCCGGCAAGACCGGCGGCACCCTGGATGCGACGTGGATCCCGAGCGACCACTGGAAAGTGTCGGGCCTGATTACCAACGATGACCTGGAGGTCCCCTACAAGGCCTACCAGGTGGGGGTGACCGGCAAGACCGTCAGCGGCAACGTGCGCTACACGTGGGACGAAACCCGCTATGCATCGCTCACGTACGGGGTGTCGCGCTACACCGACGACAACCTGCGCCAGCGCTGGGCTGCGAATTTCTATCAGCAACTGTTCGTGTCTCCGCGCCACACCGTGGGTGTGCTGCTGGGTGCCGACACCAGCAGCAACAGCATGACGGGCCTGAACTACTTCAGCCCCTCACGCGATTACAGCGGCACGGCCACCGCCATCTGGTCGTGGACGCCATGGCGCTACGCCGACAAGTCGTTCACGCAGCGCGTGTATCTCACGGGCGGCCTGTACAACCAGCAGTCCTTCGGCAGCAGCCCGATGGTCGAAGCGCGGCTGGAACATGTTTGGCAGATCAATCGCAAGACGCAGGTTTCCTACGGCATCGGCTTTGGCCGCCATCGTTATGACGGCCAGCCCGAGAACCGCAAGTTCCTGTACCTGAACCTCAACATTCCGCTGTGA
- a CDS encoding LuxR C-terminal-related transcriptional regulator has protein sequence MKAVLLENHPLLRAGLAQLLAHPTLGLEVVAPALPARSSGELHACDERADLLVIGLDEADGPTDAGQFAAQLREAIDASEASHVVLLAASLSAEQAHVAMTCGVDAYCAKSQSPEVLLATLRLVLAGGQSYPALMPRAASAAMPMLSLEASEAAQRLNVSLRQYEVLVLLSRGHSVKGVGRLLGISEATVKTHACTLYRRLNVRNKSEAVYAAMRLGIPLELQAGPAATTSAASAQTSVQVSGDVQDADVFVQTAARAPSPFQARTPARDAVMASSSPQMGAPERTNASVNASATELGAESRWAAMTRAFGGVTPAKPMRAPVRTANGTARLG, from the coding sequence ATGAAAGCAGTCCTGCTGGAGAATCATCCGTTGCTGCGAGCCGGACTTGCGCAGTTGCTCGCGCATCCCACCCTCGGTTTGGAGGTCGTTGCCCCGGCATTGCCTGCCCGCAGCTCTGGGGAATTACACGCCTGCGACGAGCGGGCCGACCTGCTCGTTATCGGTCTGGACGAGGCCGATGGCCCGACAGACGCCGGCCAGTTCGCCGCCCAGTTGCGCGAGGCCATCGACGCGAGCGAGGCCAGCCACGTGGTGCTGTTGGCCGCCAGCCTGTCTGCTGAACAAGCGCACGTCGCCATGACGTGCGGTGTGGACGCCTATTGCGCCAAATCGCAATCGCCGGAAGTCTTGCTGGCCACGCTGCGGCTCGTGCTGGCCGGCGGTCAGTCCTATCCGGCGCTGATGCCACGTGCCGCCAGTGCGGCCATGCCGATGCTCTCGCTCGAGGCATCGGAAGCAGCGCAGCGGCTCAATGTGTCGCTACGCCAGTACGAAGTGCTGGTGCTGCTGTCGCGCGGCCACTCCGTCAAAGGTGTCGGCCGCCTGCTGGGCATTTCGGAAGCCACCGTCAAAACGCACGCGTGCACGCTGTATCGGCGCCTGAACGTGCGCAACAAGAGCGAAGCGGTCTACGCCGCCATGCGCCTGGGTATTCCGCTGGAGTTGCAGGCCGGGCCTGCCGCCACGACCAGCGCTGCATCTGCGCAGACATCCGTCCAGGTGTCTGGCGATGTGCAAGACGCCGACGTGTTCGTGCAAACCGCTGCACGCGCACCGAGTCCGTTCCAGGCCCGCACGCCGGCCCGAGACGCGGTGATGGCGTCTTCGTCCCCCCAGATGGGGGCGCCCGAGCGGACGAATGCGTCGGTGAACGCATCGGCCACTGAACTGGGCGCCGAATCCCGCTGGGCCGCCATGACGCGGGCCTTTGGAGGCGTGACGCCTGCCAAGCCGATGCGCGCCCCGGTGCGCACCGCCAACGGTACGGCGCGCCTCGGCTGA
- a CDS encoding helix-turn-helix domain-containing protein: MAQAPATDVLADGPPAVGAKLQALRQARKLSLDELSRRAGVSKSMLSQVERNLANPTVAVLWRLATALGVGLADFLSPEGAADAAPAVTVIPAHSIPVIKSPDGKCELKILGPVDLAARFEWYELAIQPGGVLASEPHELGSKEHISVLSGTVTVQSGPSEKKVRHGESARYPVDVQHAISNAGKTVATALLVVEYAQ, from the coding sequence ATGGCACAAGCCCCCGCCACCGATGTCCTTGCCGACGGCCCGCCCGCCGTTGGCGCCAAGCTGCAGGCGCTGCGTCAGGCACGCAAGCTGTCGCTCGATGAATTGTCGCGGCGCGCGGGCGTGTCCAAATCCATGCTGTCTCAAGTCGAGCGCAATCTGGCCAACCCGACCGTCGCGGTGCTGTGGCGGCTGGCCACCGCGCTTGGCGTGGGGCTGGCCGATTTTCTGTCGCCCGAAGGCGCGGCCGATGCAGCGCCTGCGGTGACGGTGATTCCCGCTCACTCCATCCCAGTCATCAAAAGCCCGGATGGCAAGTGCGAATTGAAGATTCTTGGCCCCGTCGACCTGGCAGCGCGCTTCGAATGGTATGAACTGGCGATCCAGCCTGGCGGCGTGCTGGCGTCAGAGCCGCACGAGCTGGGCTCGAAGGAGCACATCTCTGTGTTGAGCGGCACGGTGACGGTGCAATCCGGCCCGAGCGAGAAGAAGGTGCGGCACGGGGAATCGGCGCGCTATCCGGTGGATGTGCAGCACGCCATCTCGAACGCCGGCAAGACGGTGGCGACGGCGTTGCTGGTGGTCGAATACGCCCAGTAG
- the pgaC gene encoding poly-beta-1,6-N-acetyl-D-glucosamine synthase, whose translation MVDALIAKRWISGFVFYYPFFMSYFWMIGGLLHYFLLERGTHKVKHPLALLGVKSYPKVSIIVPCYNEEANVREVISHLVRMRYPNYDIIAVNDGSSDRTGERLNELAAEYPQLVVIHQSSNQGKAIGLTTAAKVTDAEYLMCIDGDSILDVDAIAWMIRHLMENPTIGAVTGNPRIRTRSTLLGRMQVGEFSSIVGLIKRTQQIYGRLLTVSGVVVMFRKHAIEDVGYWSNDMLTEDIDISWKLQVGGWMIRYEPRALSWILMPETFRGLYKQRLRWAKGGIQALIKYAPAMASLRQSMMWPIFFEYALSVVWAYNMLIVIAWSVVGFFITLPPEWRMEALPRWHGTLLFITCVLQLLVGCFIDRRYDDNILRYFIDTVWYPVAFWILNLVTTVIGFPAVAFQRTRARARWTSPDRGIQQQQGNSP comes from the coding sequence ATGGTGGACGCACTCATTGCCAAGCGCTGGATCTCCGGCTTTGTTTTCTACTACCCGTTCTTCATGTCGTATTTCTGGATGATCGGGGGGCTGCTGCATTACTTCCTGCTCGAGCGCGGCACACACAAGGTGAAGCATCCGCTGGCGCTGCTGGGGGTCAAGAGCTACCCCAAGGTCTCGATCATCGTGCCTTGCTACAACGAAGAGGCGAATGTGCGCGAGGTGATCAGCCACCTCGTGCGCATGCGATATCCGAACTACGACATCATCGCCGTGAACGACGGCAGCTCCGACCGCACCGGAGAACGCCTCAACGAACTGGCTGCGGAATACCCGCAGCTGGTGGTGATCCACCAGTCGTCGAACCAGGGCAAGGCCATCGGCCTCACCACCGCCGCAAAGGTGACCGATGCCGAGTATCTGATGTGCATCGATGGCGATTCGATCCTGGATGTGGACGCGATTGCCTGGATGATCCGCCACCTGATGGAAAACCCGACCATCGGTGCCGTGACCGGCAACCCGCGCATCCGCACGCGTTCGACCTTGCTCGGTCGCATGCAGGTGGGCGAGTTCTCGTCGATCGTGGGGCTGATCAAGCGGACGCAGCAGATCTATGGGCGACTGCTGACGGTGTCGGGCGTGGTCGTGATGTTCCGCAAACACGCTATCGAGGATGTCGGCTACTGGAGCAACGACATGCTCACCGAAGACATCGACATCAGCTGGAAGCTGCAGGTGGGTGGCTGGATGATCCGTTACGAGCCGCGCGCGCTGTCGTGGATTTTGATGCCCGAGACCTTCCGCGGCCTGTACAAGCAGCGCCTGCGCTGGGCAAAGGGCGGCATCCAGGCGCTGATCAAGTACGCACCGGCGATGGCGAGCCTGCGTCAGTCGATGATGTGGCCGATCTTCTTCGAGTACGCACTGTCGGTGGTGTGGGCGTACAACATGCTGATCGTCATCGCGTGGTCGGTGGTCGGCTTCTTCATCACGCTGCCGCCTGAATGGCGTATGGAAGCGCTCCCGCGCTGGCACGGCACGTTGCTCTTCATCACGTGCGTGCTCCAGTTGCTGGTTGGATGCTTTATCGACCGCCGCTACGACGACAACATCCTGCGCTACTTCATTGACACCGTCTGGTATCCGGTGGCGTTCTGGATCCTGAATCTTGTCACCACGGTGATCGGCTTTCCAGCCGTCGCCTTCCAGCGTACGCGTGCCCGTGCCCGCTGGACCAGCCCTGACCGGGGCATCCAACAACAACAGGGGAATTCGCCATGA
- the kbl gene encoding glycine C-acetyltransferase encodes MGTTQASASADAFYAHIRRELDAIEEAGLYKTERIITSPQGAVIRTAYGKEVINLCANNYLGLSSHPEVLKAAHEALDSHGFGLSSVRFICGTQDLHKTLEARLAKFLGTEDTILYGSAFDANGGLFETLLGAEDAVISDELNHASIIDGIRLCKAQRYRYKHNDLDDLRAQLQAADTAGARFKLVFTDGVFSMDGTIARLDEIRAICDEFGALLGIDECHATGFLGKRGRGSHEHRGVFGKIDIITGTLGKGLGGASGGFTSARKEVVALLRQRSRPYLFSNTVAPSIVGATIKVLDLLEADTALRDKLEESALYFRRKIVELGFDIKPGDHPIVPIMVYDAQKAQALSKRLLELGVYVVGFFYPVVPKGQARIRVQISAVHERAQLDTALKAFETAGKELGII; translated from the coding sequence ATGGGGACAACGCAAGCCAGCGCTTCCGCCGACGCCTTCTACGCGCACATCCGCCGCGAACTGGACGCCATCGAGGAAGCCGGTCTCTACAAGACCGAGCGCATCATCACCTCGCCGCAGGGCGCTGTGATCCGCACGGCTTACGGCAAGGAGGTCATCAACCTCTGCGCTAACAATTACCTCGGTTTGTCGTCGCACCCGGAGGTGCTGAAGGCTGCGCACGAGGCGCTCGACTCGCATGGCTTTGGCCTCAGCTCGGTGCGCTTCATCTGCGGCACGCAAGATCTGCACAAGACGCTGGAAGCGCGGCTGGCGAAGTTTCTCGGCACGGAAGACACGATCCTCTATGGCTCGGCGTTCGATGCCAACGGCGGCTTGTTCGAAACGCTGCTGGGCGCTGAAGACGCGGTCATCAGCGATGAGCTGAACCACGCGTCCATCATCGATGGCATCCGCCTGTGCAAGGCGCAGCGTTATCGTTACAAGCACAACGATCTGGACGACCTGCGCGCGCAATTGCAAGCCGCTGACACGGCGGGCGCACGCTTCAAGCTGGTGTTTACCGACGGCGTGTTCTCGATGGACGGAACCATCGCACGGCTGGATGAGATCCGCGCCATCTGCGATGAGTTCGGCGCGCTGCTGGGCATTGACGAATGCCACGCCACGGGTTTTCTCGGCAAGCGCGGCCGCGGTTCGCACGAACACCGTGGCGTGTTCGGCAAGATCGACATCATTACCGGCACGCTTGGCAAGGGCTTGGGCGGTGCGTCAGGCGGTTTCACGAGCGCGCGCAAGGAAGTGGTGGCACTGCTGCGCCAGCGTTCGCGGCCGTATCTGTTCTCGAACACGGTGGCCCCGTCCATTGTCGGGGCCACCATCAAGGTGCTCGATTTGCTGGAAGCCGACACCGCGCTGCGTGACAAGCTCGAAGAGAGCGCGCTGTACTTCCGCCGCAAGATCGTCGAACTGGGTTTCGATATCAAGCCGGGCGACCATCCCATCGTGCCGATCATGGTGTACGACGCGCAGAAGGCGCAGGCGTTGTCCAAACGCCTGCTGGAGCTGGGCGTGTACGTGGTCGGCTTCTTTTACCCCGTGGTGCCGAAGGGGCAGGCGCGCATCCGTGTGCAGATCAGCGCAGTGCACGAGCGCGCGCAACTCGATACGGCGCTCAAGGCGTTCGAAACCGCTGGCAAGGAACTGGGGATCATCTGA